One Gossypium hirsutum isolate 1008001.06 chromosome A11, Gossypium_hirsutum_v2.1, whole genome shotgun sequence genomic window carries:
- the LOC107891229 gene encoding uncharacterized protein encodes MSEAEQANSPKPPPYLEVLCKSSGKKTRFAAGTKAGFAVSLINRKLGIGAPVALHIESFREGEEPIIFGPDAVLVNYGNGWNLQTVNEMDFPGIGKGKHVRGFPTQLPNGKNVDLTNSRKMVSKPGISFLYIAKVLLAFVLMFMLAGVFMLALDNLPKLILLFNSSM; translated from the exons ATGTCAGAAGCTGAACAAGCCAATTCCCCAAAGCCTCCTCCA TATTTAGAGGTTTTATGCAAAAGTTCCGGCAAGAAAACCCGGTTTGCAGCCGGCACTAAGGCCGGATTTGCAGTGTCATTGATAAATAGAAAGTTGGGTATCGGAGCTCCGGTTGCCTTGCATATTGAATCCTTTAGAGAAGGGGAGGAACCCATTATTTTTGGCCCTGATGCTGTTCTTGTGAATTATGGCAATGGTTGGAATTTGCAAACTGTTAATGAAATGGATTTTCCTG GCATTGGAAAAGGCAAACATGTTCGGGGATTTCCGACACAGCTCCCTAATGGAAAG AACGTTGATCTCACTAATTCTCGCAAAATGGTTTCAAAACCAGGAATAAGTTTTCTTTACATTGCAAAAGTCTTGTTAGCTTTTGTTTTGATGTTTATGTTGGCGGGAGTTTTCATGTTGGCTCTTGACAATCTTCCTAAACTAATTTTACTCTTTAACTCTTCCATGTAA